A single region of the Pseudomonas sp. GGS8 genome encodes:
- the purD gene encoding phosphoribosylamine--glycine ligase, with product MNVLIIGSGGREHALAWKVAQDPRVQKVFVAPGNAGTAIEAKCENVAIDVLALEQLADFAEKNVSLTIVGPEVPLVAGVVDLFRSRGLDCFGPTAGAAQLEGSKAFTKDFLARHKIPTADYQNFTEIEPALAYLREKGAPIVIKADGLAAGKGVIVAMTLTEAEDAVRDMLAGNAFGDAGSRVVIEEFLDGEEASFIVMVDGKNVLPMATSQDHKRVGDGDTGPNTGGMGAYSPAPVVTAEVHQRVMDLVIWPTVRGMAEEGNIYTGFLYAGLMIDKAGNPKVIEFNCRFGDPETQPVMLRLQSSLVLLVEAALAQALDKVEAQWDPRPSVGIVLAAGGYPGDYAKGVAINGLDAAAVLEGKVFHAGTALKDGQVVTAGGRVLCATAMGTSVDAAQQQAYKLAAKIDWEGCFYRKDIGYRAIARERGENQE from the coding sequence ATGAATGTTTTGATCATTGGCAGCGGTGGCCGTGAACACGCCCTGGCCTGGAAAGTGGCTCAGGATCCGCGCGTGCAGAAAGTGTTCGTTGCCCCGGGCAACGCCGGCACCGCCATAGAAGCCAAGTGCGAGAACGTCGCCATCGACGTGCTGGCCCTTGAGCAACTGGCTGATTTTGCCGAGAAGAACGTTTCCCTGACCATCGTCGGCCCGGAAGTGCCGCTGGTTGCAGGCGTTGTCGATCTGTTCCGCTCCCGCGGCCTGGATTGCTTCGGCCCGACCGCCGGTGCCGCGCAACTGGAAGGCTCGAAAGCCTTCACCAAAGACTTCCTCGCGCGCCACAAGATCCCGACCGCCGACTACCAGAACTTCACCGAGATCGAGCCAGCCCTGGCTTATCTGCGTGAAAAAGGCGCACCGATCGTGATCAAGGCCGATGGCCTGGCCGCCGGCAAAGGCGTGATCGTGGCCATGACATTGACCGAAGCTGAAGACGCGGTGCGCGACATGCTCGCTGGCAACGCGTTTGGCGATGCCGGTTCCCGCGTGGTCATCGAGGAGTTCCTGGACGGCGAAGAAGCCAGCTTCATCGTCATGGTCGACGGCAAGAACGTGCTGCCGATGGCCACCAGCCAGGACCACAAACGCGTCGGCGACGGCGATACCGGTCCGAACACCGGCGGCATGGGCGCTTACTCCCCGGCACCGGTCGTCACGGCCGAAGTCCATCAGCGAGTCATGGACCTGGTGATCTGGCCAACCGTGCGCGGCATGGCCGAGGAAGGCAACATCTACACTGGTTTCCTCTATGCCGGCTTGATGATCGACAAGGCTGGTAACCCAAAAGTTATCGAGTTCAACTGCCGTTTCGGCGATCCTGAGACCCAACCGGTGATGCTGCGTTTGCAATCGAGCCTGGTGTTGCTGGTCGAAGCGGCCCTGGCGCAAGCGCTGGACAAGGTCGAAGCACAGTGGGATCCACGTCCGAGCGTCGGTATCGTATTGGCCGCTGGCGGTTACCCGGGTGACTACGCCAAAGGCGTAGCCATCAACGGTCTGGATGCAGCCGCGGTACTGGAAGGCAAAGTCTTCCACGCCGGCACTGCACTCAAGGACGGTCAGGTGGTGACGGCCGGTGGTCGGGTGCTGTGCGCAACCGCCATGGGCACCAGCGTCGACGCAGCCCAGCAGCAGGCTTACAAACTGGCGGCTAAAATCGACTGGGAAGGCTGCTTCTATCGTAAGGACATTGGCTACCGCGCCATTGCCCGCGAGCGTGGCGAAAATCAGGAATAA